Proteins encoded by one window of Winogradskyella sp. PG-2:
- a CDS encoding immunoglobulin-like domain-containing protein → MKKKLFFLTGAIILLLLSVGTYVLSNNNEELDVTLEQKREAHAKIIANSPFKETLTWDKRKRKKKGLPPNRYFEQMWELTVNPTTGKLDDGELTLLREQLELNRISDRNPGEAGNNWDERGPNDIGGRTRAILFDPNDATGNIVYAGGVSGGLWKNLNITSSSSQWERIVNIPGNLSVTSITVDPNNSNRWYVGTGEQYTAGDVVGNGVYVTNDGGNTWNSVNIPPAGPGTFEFNASNLFLSGIFYVNDIIAWNNNGNTELFVGVGAHVYGAASSPTNWLGLQTAGLYRSTNDGTTWSRIETTNLQFDFSGTAYPIIPNDFEIGADNKLWMGTITTPGIGGSGGGRVFSTTNGGTWTEAGASPLTDSNRVEIAVSSSNANKMYALTQGVNSPVHVYTTTNGFGSISNGALPNDADNGIAANDFCRGQAFYDLMIEVDPSNDNIVYVGGIDLFRSTNSTSSWTQISKWSNNPGLNTLNAPLVHADQHAMTFRPGNSNQAVFGNDGGIYYASSLSAASGSSTSIGVRNNNYNVTQYVKAGIGPDGNGSTNVIFTAGAQDNGSQAFRGSNASPGINGSEELSDGDGFYTFVDKDGQYMIATFVANVIYRFNLPWNGLGRRQGGATTLSNDQARGDFVNQMDYDDDANRLLTNNSNTSQNAIKSINVASNSSGSLTNTLLTAEPSAFRASPFANNVWHVGLKNGDLIRLSNVTNTNATWTSISTPFVGSVSSIRYGETSNDIFVTIHNYGVTSVWATSNGGSNWINKEGDLPNIPVRDMLQNPLNRDEAILATQLGVWSTSNFNSTNPNWTQAYNGMSDVSVTSLDYWAVNGDDSNNQIIASTYGRGVFTGSFTATTVLDTEAPTTPTNLVASNTTQSTTDLSWSASTDNVGVSDYDILQDGSVIATVSNTNYQVIGLSANTTYAFRVRANDAAGNQSANSNVENVTTDAPDTTAPTDPTNLTASGVTSSSVNLSWTAATDNVAVTSYDILRDGTIIGNSVNTSFTVSGLNPETQYTFTVVAKDAAGNISNASNAAVVTTDAVPVTYCSSQSSNVNDEYISRVQLNTIDNSSGAQFYSDFTSISTSLTKGSEYTITVTPTWTGTLYNEGYSVWIDFNRDGDFTDANEQVFTQSPTQTTPVSGSFTVPVTASEVATRMRVTMSYNATVDSCASFTYGEVEDYTVIIEGSGPDNTAPIITLNGASSIDLNVGETYTELGATATDNVDGDLTSSIVTSGSVNTNVAGTYTVTYSVSDAAGNNASANRTVNVNADTTAPIITLNGPSNITLELGEAYSEQGATATDNVDGNLTSSIVTSGSVNVNIAGAYIITYSVSDAAGNNASTTRTVTVNPDTTAPIITLNGASAIDLNVGDTYNELGATATDNFDGDITSSIVISGTVNTNVVGAYTVNYNVSDSSGNNASQVSRTVNINDVSSGCIGGISTFPYAESFESGDGWTQASGDDGNWVNGSNNTPSNTTGPSSASDGTSYMFLEASTNNSPGQIGPNASAILESPCFDLTGKTSAKFDFQNHMYGTNIGSLSLDLSTDEGGTWTSVWSLSGNQGNQWNQESVDLTSYVGQSISLRFVGTTGSSWRSDIAIDDIQFTTDDGSGSGGCDVLNFNDYTLNSFSTQDNDGANSISNGGVSLTLTNNTWKYINFPYTVTSNTVIELEFSSTSEGEIHGIGFENNNSLTSTFYFKFYGTQNYGITNFDNYSNGVVTYVIPVGDSYTGSMDRLVFINDNDAGSGNNSTFSNVKIYETSCSGTTATPIPFGTRDDVLGNENEVNSNAFTVYPNPVKDVLFVKANFISKETTSYRILNMLGQTVNRGENYSEINVRTLDGGVYFIELATGDEIVLKRFIKQ, encoded by the coding sequence ATGAAGAAAAAATTATTTTTTCTAACGGGTGCAATAATTTTATTATTGCTTTCCGTTGGTACTTATGTCCTTTCGAATAACAATGAAGAATTAGATGTAACACTAGAACAAAAAAGAGAAGCTCATGCAAAGATTATAGCTAATTCCCCCTTCAAGGAAACATTAACTTGGGATAAGAGAAAACGAAAAAAGAAAGGGCTTCCTCCTAATCGTTATTTTGAACAAATGTGGGAACTTACGGTAAATCCAACTACAGGAAAATTGGATGATGGTGAATTGACATTACTAAGAGAACAACTAGAGTTAAACCGCATATCTGATAGAAACCCAGGTGAAGCAGGTAATAATTGGGATGAAAGAGGTCCTAATGACATTGGTGGTAGAACTCGAGCAATATTATTTGATCCTAATGATGCTACTGGCAATATAGTTTATGCAGGTGGAGTTAGTGGTGGATTATGGAAAAATTTAAATATTACTAGTTCATCATCTCAATGGGAGCGTATTGTAAATATACCAGGAAACTTATCTGTTACTTCTATTACGGTTGATCCAAATAACTCTAATCGTTGGTATGTTGGTACAGGTGAACAATATACAGCAGGTGATGTAGTGGGTAATGGAGTTTATGTTACCAATGATGGTGGTAATACATGGAATTCGGTAAATATTCCTCCAGCGGGACCAGGTACTTTTGAGTTTAATGCTTCAAATTTATTCTTGTCAGGTATTTTTTATGTTAATGATATCATAGCGTGGAATAATAATGGTAATACTGAATTATTTGTTGGTGTAGGAGCACATGTTTATGGGGCTGCAAGTAGTCCAACAAATTGGTTAGGATTGCAAACTGCCGGATTATATCGTTCAACAAACGATGGCACAACTTGGAGCAGAATAGAAACTACTAATCTTCAGTTTGATTTCTCAGGAACTGCTTATCCAATTATTCCAAACGATTTTGAGATAGGTGCTGATAATAAGTTATGGATGGGTACGATTACGACACCAGGTATTGGTGGTTCAGGTGGTGGTCGTGTATTTAGCACTACGAACGGAGGTACTTGGACTGAAGCAGGTGCTTCACCTTTAACGGACTCAAATAGAGTTGAAATTGCTGTTTCGTCTAGTAATGCCAATAAAATGTATGCGTTGACGCAAGGAGTTAATAGTCCAGTTCACGTATATACAACGACTAATGGATTTGGCAGTATATCAAATGGAGCTTTACCTAATGATGCTGATAATGGAATTGCAGCAAATGATTTCTGTAGAGGTCAAGCATTTTACGATTTAATGATTGAGGTTGATCCAAGCAATGATAATATTGTATATGTTGGTGGAATTGATTTGTTCAGATCTACTAATAGTACAAGCTCTTGGACACAAATTTCAAAGTGGTCTAATAATCCAGGATTGAACACCTTAAATGCGCCATTGGTTCATGCTGATCAACACGCAATGACCTTTAGACCAGGCAACTCAAATCAAGCCGTTTTTGGAAATGATGGCGGGATTTATTATGCATCAAGTTTATCGGCTGCTTCTGGTAGTAGCACATCTATTGGTGTTAGAAATAATAATTATAATGTTACACAATATGTAAAGGCAGGAATAGGTCCTGATGGAAATGGATCTACTAATGTTATTTTTACTGCTGGCGCACAAGATAATGGTTCGCAGGCTTTTAGAGGATCTAATGCGTCGCCAGGAATAAATGGCTCAGAAGAGTTGTCAGATGGTGATGGTTTTTACACTTTTGTGGATAAAGATGGTCAATACATGATAGCTACATTTGTGGCTAATGTAATTTATAGATTTAACTTACCATGGAATGGTTTAGGAAGGAGGCAAGGAGGTGCTACGACTTTATCAAATGATCAAGCACGTGGTGATTTTGTGAATCAAATGGATTATGATGATGATGCAAATCGTTTATTAACCAACAACTCTAATACATCTCAAAATGCCATAAAATCTATAAACGTTGCGTCTAATTCAAGTGGAAGTTTGACGAACACTTTATTGACAGCAGAGCCTTCTGCGTTTAGAGCTTCACCTTTTGCAAATAACGTATGGCATGTGGGATTAAAAAACGGTGATTTAATTAGATTATCTAATGTTACAAATACTAATGCAACATGGACAAGTATATCTACACCTTTTGTAGGTTCGGTATCATCTATAAGATATGGTGAGACGTCAAACGATATTTTTGTAACTATTCATAACTATGGAGTAACAAGCGTTTGGGCTACTTCCAATGGTGGATCAAATTGGATAAATAAAGAAGGTGACCTCCCTAACATTCCAGTTAGAGATATGCTTCAAAATCCTTTAAATAGAGATGAGGCAATTCTTGCTACTCAACTAGGTGTTTGGTCAACATCAAACTTTAATTCTACTAACCCTAACTGGACTCAAGCATATAATGGAATGAGTGATGTGAGTGTAACGTCTCTTGATTATTGGGCCGTTAATGGTGATGATAGCAACAATCAAATTATTGCTTCAACCTATGGTAGAGGTGTATTTACAGGATCATTCACAGCGACTACAGTTTTAGATACAGAAGCACCGACTACACCAACAAACTTGGTTGCGTCTAATACAACACAAAGCACAACAGATTTAAGCTGGTCGGCATCTACAGATAATGTTGGTGTATCTGATTATGATATATTGCAAGACGGATCAGTAATAGCCACTGTTTCTAACACTAATTATCAAGTAATAGGTTTAAGCGCTAATACGACTTATGCGTTTAGAGTAAGAGCAAATGACGCAGCAGGTAATCAGTCTGCTAATAGTAATGTTGAAAATGTAACAACTGATGCGCCAGATACAACAGCTCCTACGGATCCAACCAATTTAACAGCTTCTGGTGTTACTTCATCTTCTGTGAATTTATCATGGACAGCTGCAACAGATAATGTAGCAGTAACTTCTTATGATATTCTAAGAGATGGCACTATTATTGGAAATTCCGTTAATACTAGTTTTACTGTTTCTGGCTTAAATCCAGAAACGCAATATACATTTACTGTGGTTGCAAAGGATGCTGCGGGAAATATTTCTAATGCTAGTAATGCTGCTGTTGTAACAACGGATGCGGTACCAGTGACTTATTGTAGCTCTCAAAGCTCAAATGTTAATGATGAATATATTAGTAGAGTTCAATTGAATACTATAGATAATAGTTCTGGAGCTCAATTTTATTCAGATTTTACTTCAATTTCAACAAGCTTAACTAAAGGTTCTGAATATACAATCACTGTTACTCCAACTTGGACAGGTACATTGTATAATGAAGGTTACTCAGTTTGGATTGATTTTAATCGTGATGGTGATTTTACTGATGCTAATGAGCAAGTCTTTACACAATCACCAACACAAACAACACCTGTTAGTGGTAGTTTTACAGTTCCAGTAACCGCTTCTGAGGTAGCTACTCGAATGCGTGTTACTATGAGTTATAATGCCACTGTAGATTCATGTGCATCTTTCACTTATGGTGAAGTTGAAGATTACACGGTTATTATCGAAGGATCTGGACCTGATAATACTGCACCAATTATAACATTAAATGGAGCTTCAAGCATCGATTTGAATGTTGGTGAAACGTATACAGAGTTAGGTGCTACAGCTACAGATAATGTAGATGGGGATTTAACATCTAGTATTGTAACTTCTGGTTCTGTCAATACGAATGTTGCAGGAACTTACACAGTTACTTATAGTGTTAGTGATGCTGCAGGCAATAATGCCTCAGCTAATAGAACTGTGAATGTTAATGCTGATACAACTGCTCCGATTATTACATTAAATGGCCCATCAAATATTACATTAGAATTGGGTGAGGCATATAGTGAACAAGGAGCTACGGCTACAGATAATGTAGATGGTAATTTAACATCAAGTATTGTAACTTCTGGTTCAGTCAATGTCAACATTGCTGGAGCTTATATTATCACTTATAGTGTTAGCGATGCTGCTGGTAATAATGCTTCTACAACAAGAACAGTTACTGTAAACCCGGATACTACAGCTCCAATTATAACGTTAAATGGAGCTTCAGCTATCGATTTAAACGTTGGTGATACATATAATGAATTAGGAGCAACTGCAACGGATAACTTTGATGGGGATATTACATCTAGTATTGTTATTTCTGGCACAGTAAACACAAATGTAGTTGGAGCATATACAGTTAATTATAATGTAAGTGATTCATCAGGTAATAATGCATCTCAAGTGAGTAGAACGGTTAATATAAATGATGTTTCTAGTGGTTGTATAGGAGGTATTTCAACTTTCCCTTATGCAGAAAGTTTTGAGTCTGGTGATGGTTGGACTCAAGCTAGTGGAGATGATGGTAACTGGGTTAATGGTAGTAATAATACACCTTCTAATACTACTGGTCCAAGTTCAGCTTCAGATGGTACATCCTACATGTTCTTAGAAGCCTCTACGAATAATAGTCCAGGACAAATAGGGCCTAATGCTTCTGCTATTTTAGAAAGTCCATGTTTTGATCTTACAGGTAAAACGAGTGCTAAGTTTGATTTCCAGAATCATATGTATGGAACAAATATTGGATCCTTATCTTTAGACCTGTCTACAGACGAAGGAGGAACATGGACTTCAGTATGGAGTTTATCTGGTAATCAAGGGAATCAGTGGAATCAAGAATCAGTTGATCTTACTTCATACGTGGGTCAATCAATAAGCTTACGATTCGTAGGGACAACAGGTTCTAGCTGGAGAAGTGATATAGCAATTGATGATATACAGTTCACTACAGATGATGGCTCAGGTTCAGGAGGATGTGATGTCTTAAATTTTAATGACTATACACTTAATTCATTCTCTACCCAAGATAATGATGGTGCTAATTCCATTAGTAATGGCGGAGTTTCTCTGACATTAACTAATAATACATGGAAATATATTAATTTCCCTTACACAGTTACTAGCAATACCGTTATAGAATTAGAGTTTAGTAGTACTTCTGAAGGTGAAATACATGGAATAGGATTTGAGAATAATAATTCATTAACATCCACTTTCTACTTTAAGTTTTATGGAACGCAAAATTATGGTATTACAAATTTTGACAATTATTCTAATGGAGTTGTCACTTATGTAATCCCTGTAGGTGATTCTTATACCGGAAGTATGGATAGACTTGTTTTTATTAATGATAATGACGCTGGATCTGGAAATAATTCAACTTTTTCCAATGTCAAAATTTATGAAACGTCATGTTCAGGTACAACTGCCACTCCAATTCCTTTTGGAACTAGAGATGATGTTTTAGGTAATGAAAATGAAGTTAATTCGAATGCTTTCACAGTTTACCCTAATCCGGTTAAGGACGT